One Frankia alni ACN14a DNA window includes the following coding sequences:
- a CDS encoding PucR family transcriptional regulator, protein MEGLILRLADLDEGALGAVRIIAFFDSFVEHRASLEAVLSATAQFAGCEVGLAGGSVPPLVVRAGEGVPFAGDPPDGAARAPVGDDRWVWLARAGQPLAQDRMLLDRLAHAVRALSPRPRLDHPGTGDPALLELVLGAGADDAGRARALRLLGIEPTCSVTVYAVRSPDPAAGAEFLAGLHPWVRAVRIGDVRAVVGREPPVGEPTIPTGVRVGRSVPMPASAAQRAWRGARTALRFTGSGLPAGLATLAGGSALVTEESLGVWRDVAEQVPGERLAASPDVAALRRLGAEPQGPQTLAMLVAVGATASLRQAAAVLYVHHSTLIARLAKAERVLGFSIDTPAGRTRLTAALIIRALCADLDDLPT, encoded by the coding sequence ATGGAGGGGCTGATCCTGCGGCTGGCGGACCTGGATGAGGGTGCGCTGGGCGCGGTGCGGATCATCGCTTTCTTCGACAGCTTCGTCGAGCACCGGGCCAGCCTGGAGGCCGTGCTGTCGGCCACCGCCCAGTTCGCCGGGTGCGAGGTCGGCCTCGCCGGTGGTTCGGTGCCGCCGTTGGTGGTGCGGGCTGGTGAAGGAGTCCCGTTCGCCGGCGACCCGCCCGACGGTGCGGCCCGGGCGCCGGTGGGCGATGACCGGTGGGTGTGGCTCGCGCGGGCGGGACAGCCACTCGCGCAGGATCGGATGCTCCTGGACCGGCTGGCGCACGCGGTCCGCGCGTTGTCCCCTCGGCCGCGGCTCGACCATCCCGGGACCGGGGATCCGGCGTTGCTGGAACTGGTGCTCGGCGCGGGCGCCGATGACGCCGGCCGGGCGCGTGCCCTGCGGCTGCTCGGCATCGAGCCGACCTGCTCGGTCACGGTCTACGCCGTCCGCTCGCCCGATCCCGCGGCCGGCGCCGAGTTCCTGGCCGGGCTGCATCCCTGGGTGCGGGCCGTGCGGATCGGCGACGTGCGCGCGGTGGTCGGGCGGGAGCCGCCCGTCGGCGAACCGACGATCCCGACCGGCGTGCGGGTGGGTCGGTCCGTGCCGATGCCGGCGTCCGCGGCGCAGCGGGCGTGGCGCGGCGCCCGCACGGCGTTGCGCTTCACCGGGTCGGGGCTGCCGGCCGGACTGGCCACGCTCGCCGGAGGGTCGGCGCTGGTCACCGAGGAGAGCCTCGGCGTCTGGCGGGACGTCGCCGAGCAGGTGCCCGGCGAACGGCTCGCCGCCTCGCCCGACGTCGCGGCGCTGCGCAGGCTCGGCGCCGAGCCGCAGGGTCCGCAGACGCTGGCCATGCTCGTCGCCGTCGGCGCCACCGCCTCGCTGCGGCAGGCCGCGGCCGTGCTGTACGTGCACCACAGCACTCTGATCGCACGCCTGGCCAAGGCCGAGCGCGTCCTGGGTTTCT